atcccatgtttaatgtaagtggccatccccccgactactgccgtcaccacaactgagggtgtgggaggcataacccgcagctcaggcacccttggccctacctcctgtaaggcaataatgtcaGGCTTACGGAAAAGGACATGAGAGTGTAAGTCAGTGAAACGGGCATGTAGACCATTGACATTCCATGTTACGGTGTGGAAAGTCTTACCGTTCATCGCGatggtgttgcatctgtgtcttcaggCCATCCACTTCATGTGTCAGGCGAGACATCTGCTCCATCAGCATCTGCATGGCTGCCATCAGATGTCCCTTGTCTGGTtcggggctggcagtcttcagatgtccctggtctggctcggagctggcagtcttcagatgtccctggtctggctcgggcCTGGCAGTCTTCAGGGGTCCCTGGTCCggctcggggctggcagtcCGGACTGGGATTGGGCTGTGGCACCGCTTCTTCTTTCGGTTGACCAGTGTCCATTCACCTGCATTATCCTCCTCACAGTCTGCCACAGGTGACTTGCTCTCTGAAGCAGGGGGAGCAGGGGCCATCCCTGAGAGGCTCCGGGCTGTCGTGTGGCTCCCTTGACTGGCTTGGAAGGGGTATCCATCCTCTGtgtgggtgcagcagcagttgcacatTTGCTTGCGGCCTTGTCCTTTTTCGTGGGTGGG
The Portunus trituberculatus isolate SZX2019 chromosome 39, ASM1759143v1, whole genome shotgun sequence DNA segment above includes these coding regions:
- the LOC123515416 gene encoding uncharacterized protein LOC123515416, with translation MCNCCCTHTEDGYPFQASQGSHTTARSLSGMAPAPPASESKSPVADCEEDNAGEWTLVNRKKKRCHSPIPVRTASPEPDQGPLKTARPEPDQGHLKTASSEPDQGHLKTASPEPDKGHLMAAMQMLMEQMSRLTHEVDGLKTQMQHHRDERR